The Neofelis nebulosa isolate mNeoNeb1 chromosome X, mNeoNeb1.pri, whole genome shotgun sequence genome has a segment encoding these proteins:
- the LOC131501920 gene encoding ferritin heavy chain-like has protein sequence MATAPSSQVRQNYHPQCEAAINSQINLELYASYVYLSMAFYFDRADVALENFSKFFLRQSHEESQHAEKLMQLQNQRGGRIRLHDIVRPDRDNWESGLNAMECAFHLEKSLNQSLLDLHQLATDKNDAHLCSFLETNYLHEQVKVIKELGGYITSLRKIETLEDGLAEYLFDKLTLGNSDKH, from the coding sequence ATGGCCACCGCGCCGTCCTCTCAAGTGCGCCAGAACTACCACCCGCAGTGCGAGGCCGCCATCAACAGCCAGATCAACCTGGAGCTCTACGCCTCCTACGTGTACCTGTCGATGGCCTTCTATTTCGACCGCGCCGACGTGGCCCTGGAGAATTTCTCCAAGTTCTTCCTGCGCCAGTCCCACGAGGAGAGCCAGCATGCCGAGAAGCTGATGCAGCTGCAGAACCAGCGTGGGGGCCGCATCCGCCTCCACGACATCGTGAGGCCTGACCGCGACAACTGGGAGAGCGGCCTCAACGCCATGGAGTGCGCCTTTCACCTGGAGAAGAGCCTGAACCAGAGCCTGCTCGACCTGCACCAGCTGGCCACCGACAAGAACGACGCCCACCTGTGCAGCTTCCTGGAGACCAACTACCTGCACGAGCAAGTCAAGGTCATCAAAGAGCTGGGGGGCTACATCACCAGCCTGCGCAAGATAGAGACCCTGGAAGATGGCTTGGCAGAGTACCTCTTTGACAAGCTCACCCTGGGCAACAGCGACAAGCACTGA